One stretch of Janibacter limosus DNA includes these proteins:
- a CDS encoding SDR family NAD(P)-dependent oxidoreductase, which translates to MPLSPRPKYTPALRGRRVLITGAARGIGAGIADLLTAHGARVALAGLEPELLAEVARRNNAPWRECDVSDPDAVDRAVEELVTELGGLDVVIANAGLAKQLPIIGGQPDVMEAHLRVNTLGVFYTLRATGPHISHPSGYAMATSSLGGAVHVPLLGAYSASKAAVEAIGNTLRQEIKPSGAKVGVAYYSELETDMTSRGFATTAGKKLTGGGTVSGVAPIEAGLRALERGIARRSRRITAPAWVGPVVPLRHVAQRVVELKPLPHLVESLEIARTEQVEYTTEQPK; encoded by the coding sequence ATGCCCCTCTCCCCTCGCCCCAAGTACACCCCGGCCCTGCGTGGCCGTCGCGTCCTCATCACGGGGGCAGCGCGCGGCATCGGGGCCGGGATCGCCGACCTCCTGACCGCCCACGGCGCTCGTGTCGCCCTCGCCGGCCTCGAGCCCGAGCTGCTGGCCGAGGTCGCTCGCCGCAACAACGCCCCATGGCGAGAGTGCGATGTCTCCGACCCCGACGCGGTCGACCGGGCCGTGGAGGAGCTGGTCACCGAGCTGGGCGGACTCGATGTCGTCATCGCCAACGCTGGTCTGGCCAAGCAGCTGCCGATCATCGGCGGCCAGCCCGATGTCATGGAGGCCCACCTGCGGGTCAACACCCTGGGTGTCTTCTACACCCTGCGCGCGACGGGTCCCCACATCTCGCACCCCAGCGGCTACGCGATGGCGACCTCCTCGCTCGGCGGCGCGGTACACGTCCCTCTCCTGGGGGCCTACAGCGCGAGCAAGGCTGCGGTGGAGGCGATCGGCAACACCCTTCGCCAGGAGATCAAGCCCAGCGGAGCCAAGGTCGGCGTGGCCTACTACTCCGAGCTGGAGACCGACATGACCAGCCGCGGCTTCGCGACGACGGCCGGCAAGAAGCTGACCGGTGGCGGCACCGTCAGCGGTGTTGCGCCCATCGAGGCCGGCCTGCGTGCCCTCGAGCGCGGCATCGCCCGGCGCAGCCGTCGGATCACGGCCCCGGCCTGGGTCGGCCCGGTCGTCCCCCTTCGTCATGTCGCGCAGCGGGTCGTCGAGCTCAAGCCGCTGCCCCACCTCGTGGAGTCCCTCGAGATCGCGCGCACGGAGCAGGTCGAGTACACGACGGAGCAGCCAAAGTGA
- a CDS encoding lysoplasmalogenase family protein — protein MSALPAIRSRADLLAYVPLAVATTLADVAGRDRTHAATKVLLAPTLAAGVVATRDQRTPTRTGTLLAALAGSTVGDWFMYRSSRSEGQTSRSLMRVGASAFAMQQTGLIGLLVADGARPRGLPTAMAVTTLAGLAVLDADGGAPDPVLTGYGLLLGSMSALAMGEGSRPRHGRTIALGGALFLVSDAAIIVGERFASTPRAQAISSGVILSTYTAALALLVHGLRDES, from the coding sequence GTGAGCGCCTTGCCAGCGATCCGTTCACGCGCTGACCTGCTCGCCTACGTCCCGCTCGCTGTCGCGACGACCCTGGCCGACGTCGCGGGTCGCGACCGCACCCATGCCGCGACCAAGGTGCTCCTGGCTCCGACGCTCGCAGCCGGGGTGGTGGCGACACGCGACCAGCGGACCCCCACCAGGACCGGGACGCTGCTGGCCGCCCTGGCCGGGTCGACCGTCGGCGACTGGTTCATGTACCGATCGAGCCGCTCCGAGGGTCAGACGTCCCGTTCGCTGATGCGCGTGGGCGCGAGCGCCTTCGCCATGCAGCAGACCGGCCTCATCGGCCTGCTCGTCGCCGATGGCGCCAGGCCTCGAGGCCTCCCGACCGCGATGGCGGTGACGACGCTCGCCGGGCTCGCGGTGCTCGACGCCGACGGCGGCGCCCCCGACCCCGTGCTCACCGGGTACGGCCTGCTGCTCGGCTCGATGTCCGCGCTGGCGATGGGCGAAGGGAGCAGACCCCGCCACGGTCGCACCATCGCCCTCGGCGGCGCCCTCTTCCTGGTCTCCGACGCCGCGATCATCGTCGGGGAGCGCTTCGCGAGCACGCCTCGGGCGCAGGCGATCTCGTCCGGCGTCATCCTCTCGACCTACACGGCGGCGCTCGCGCTGCTCGTGCACGGGCTGCGCGACGAGTCCTGA
- a CDS encoding agmatine deiminase family protein: MGLTTQWRMPAEWADHERTWMAWPSNGYTLGETPADAEIARRTWTDVARAVARFEPVTIVVPPNDIHLCREYIRNDTRHPIDIVIADLDDAWMRDIGPTFVLAPDGELGGVDWIFNGWGGQAWATWGFDARIASQVADAAGAHHIPSSIVGEGGGLHVDGEGTILLTETVQLDPGRNPGATKGDIESEMGRLLGVDTFIWLPRGLTRDYGEFGTRGHVDIVATFTEPGHVLLHWQEDESHPDHAVSREVEALLLAATDSAGRSLEVTRIPAPRTLTDDEGPVDWSYVNHLVCNGGVVACSFDDPHDERALEVLREAYPGREVVTVDARPLFDRGGGIHCITQQQPESS; encoded by the coding sequence ATGGGCCTGACGACCCAATGGCGGATGCCCGCCGAGTGGGCCGACCACGAGCGCACGTGGATGGCGTGGCCGAGCAACGGCTACACGCTCGGCGAGACCCCCGCCGATGCCGAGATCGCCCGGCGCACCTGGACGGACGTGGCGCGCGCCGTCGCGCGCTTCGAGCCCGTGACGATCGTCGTGCCCCCCAACGACATCCACCTGTGCCGCGAGTACATCCGCAACGACACGCGCCACCCGATCGACATCGTCATCGCCGACCTCGACGACGCGTGGATGCGCGACATCGGACCGACCTTCGTCCTCGCCCCGGACGGCGAGCTGGGTGGGGTCGACTGGATCTTCAACGGCTGGGGCGGGCAGGCCTGGGCCACCTGGGGGTTCGACGCACGGATCGCCTCGCAGGTGGCGGATGCGGCGGGGGCCCACCACATCCCGTCGTCGATCGTGGGCGAAGGGGGTGGCCTGCACGTCGACGGGGAGGGCACCATCCTCCTCACCGAGACGGTCCAGCTCGACCCGGGCCGCAACCCCGGAGCGACGAAGGGCGACATCGAGTCCGAGATGGGACGGCTCCTCGGCGTCGACACCTTCATCTGGCTGCCGCGTGGGCTGACCCGCGACTACGGCGAGTTCGGCACACGCGGGCACGTCGACATCGTCGCGACCTTCACCGAGCCCGGCCACGTGCTGCTGCACTGGCAGGAGGACGAGTCGCACCCCGACCACGCGGTCAGCCGGGAGGTCGAGGCCCTGCTGCTGGCCGCCACCGACTCCGCGGGCCGCTCCCTCGAGGTCACCCGCATCCCCGCGCCCCGGACCCTCACCGACGACGAGGGCCCGGTCGACTGGTCCTACGTCAACCACCTCGTGTGCAACGGCGGGGTGGTCGCCTGCTCCTTCGACGACCCGCACGACGAGCGCGCGCTCGAGGTGCTGCGTGAGGCTTACCCCGGGCGTGAGGTCGTCACGGTCGACGCCCGCCCCCTCTTCGACCGCGGTGGGGGGATCCACTGCATCACCCAGCAGCAGCCGGAGTCGTCGTGA
- a CDS encoding DUF3046 domain-containing protein: MRVSRFWTLMEDEFGETYAHTLARGHVVQALGDRTVTVALDEGESPRRVWETLCEDLDIPSHRRLGLDRPPVEVPPEIANEGPG; this comes from the coding sequence GTGCGAGTCAGCCGATTCTGGACCCTCATGGAGGACGAGTTCGGGGAGACCTATGCCCACACGCTCGCGCGTGGCCACGTCGTGCAGGCCCTCGGGGACCGCACCGTGACCGTCGCGCTGGACGAAGGGGAGTCGCCCCGCCGGGTGTGGGAGACGCTCTGCGAGGACCTCGACATCCCCAGCCACCGCCGTCTGGGCCTCGACCGGCCACCGGTGGAGGTCCCGCCCGAGATCGCCAACGAGGGGCCGGGGTGA
- a CDS encoding ABC transporter ATP-binding protein, whose translation MNDVLLSARGLTKTFGDFTAVDGIDVQVTSGESFGFLGPNGAGKSSTMKMVAATSPPSGGELRIFGLDPVTEGAAVRARLGNCPQQDNLDEEITVEENLHVYGRYFGLPRKVIRERTDELLDFAQLTERRGDKVEPLSGGMKRRLTIARSLINNPEILLLDEPTTGLDPQARHVLWDRLFRLKRQGVTLIITTHYMDEAEQLCDRLVVMDHGRIVAEGSPRSLIEQHSTREVLELRLPLDERADHSDVVHLVDGVGSYVEALPDRLLVYTDHGDGALEAVHARGLQPITSIVRRSTLEDVFLRLTGRTLVD comes from the coding sequence GTGAACGACGTCCTGCTGAGCGCCAGAGGACTGACCAAGACCTTCGGTGACTTCACCGCCGTCGACGGGATCGACGTGCAGGTGACCAGTGGGGAGTCCTTCGGGTTCCTCGGACCCAACGGCGCCGGCAAGTCCTCGACGATGAAGATGGTCGCTGCGACCTCCCCGCCCAGCGGTGGCGAGCTGCGCATCTTCGGGCTCGACCCGGTGACCGAGGGCGCCGCCGTGCGCGCCCGCCTGGGCAACTGCCCCCAGCAGGACAACCTCGACGAGGAGATCACCGTCGAGGAGAACCTGCACGTCTACGGGCGCTACTTCGGCCTGCCGCGCAAGGTGATCCGCGAGCGCACCGACGAGCTGCTCGACTTCGCCCAGCTGACCGAGCGGCGGGGGGACAAGGTCGAGCCGCTGTCCGGCGGGATGAAGCGCCGGCTGACGATCGCCCGGTCCCTCATCAACAACCCCGAGATCCTGCTGCTCGACGAGCCCACGACCGGCCTGGACCCGCAGGCGCGGCACGTGCTGTGGGACCGGCTCTTCCGGCTCAAGCGGCAGGGCGTCACGCTCATCATCACGACCCACTACATGGACGAGGCCGAGCAGCTGTGCGACCGGCTCGTCGTCATGGACCACGGCCGGATCGTCGCCGAGGGCTCGCCGCGCTCGCTCATCGAGCAGCACTCCACCCGTGAGGTGCTCGAGCTGCGGCTGCCGCTGGACGAGCGCGCCGACCACTCCGACGTCGTCCACCTGGTCGACGGCGTCGGCAGCTATGTCGAGGCGCTGCCCGACCGTCTGCTCGTCTACACCGACCACGGCGACGGCGCCCTCGAGGCCGTGCACGCCCGCGGTCTGCAGCCGATCACCTCGATCGTGCGTCGCTCGACCCTCGAGGACGTCTTCCTGCGCCTGACCGGGCGCACCCTGGTCGACTGA
- a CDS encoding ABC transporter permease has protein sequence MTAVSRHVHGERTPLRPAERVRAVAGYFLVVYKRTWQGSLFSRFVSPLLFLLAMGLGLGSLVDGASGGVDGVPYLLFVAPGMVAVQAMLSAVSESTYPVYGLFTWNRMYHSMLATPLTVSDILLGHLGVIAAQGGLAAAAFVLVAALFGSFTSWWVQLAVPVGVLVTLAFAVPLFGFTARAKGDSSFNVVYRLVITPLMLFSGVFFPVDRLPIVLEALAWVTPLWHGVELVRSSAHGSFAPFDLVHLVVLLVFIAVGWVYARTGMTARLVS, from the coding sequence ATGACCGCAGTCTCCCGCCACGTCCACGGCGAGCGGACCCCCCTTCGTCCCGCGGAGCGCGTCCGGGCCGTCGCCGGCTACTTCCTCGTCGTCTACAAGCGGACCTGGCAGGGCTCGCTCTTCAGCCGCTTCGTCTCGCCGCTCCTCTTCCTCCTGGCGATGGGCCTGGGACTCGGCTCGCTCGTCGACGGCGCGTCCGGGGGAGTGGACGGCGTCCCCTACCTGCTCTTCGTCGCGCCCGGGATGGTCGCCGTCCAGGCGATGCTCAGCGCGGTCAGCGAGTCGACCTACCCGGTCTACGGCCTCTTCACGTGGAACCGGATGTACCACTCGATGCTCGCCACGCCCCTGACCGTCAGCGACATCCTGCTGGGCCACCTCGGCGTCATCGCGGCACAGGGCGGCCTCGCCGCCGCGGCCTTCGTGCTCGTGGCGGCCCTCTTCGGCAGCTTCACGTCGTGGTGGGTGCAGCTCGCGGTCCCGGTCGGGGTCCTCGTGACCCTCGCCTTCGCCGTGCCGCTCTTCGGGTTCACCGCGCGGGCGAAGGGGGACTCCTCCTTCAACGTCGTCTACCGGCTCGTCATCACGCCCCTCATGCTCTTCTCCGGCGTCTTCTTCCCCGTCGACCGGCTGCCGATCGTCCTCGAGGCGCTCGCCTGGGTGACGCCGCTGTGGCACGGCGTGGAGCTGGTGCGCTCGTCCGCCCACGGGAGCTTCGCCCCCTTCGACCTCGTGCACCTGGTGGTGCTGCTGGTCTTCATCGCCGTCGGGTGGGTCTACGCCCGCACCGGGATGACCGCGAGGTTGGTCTCATGA